The sequence below is a genomic window from Vigna radiata var. radiata cultivar VC1973A unplaced genomic scaffold, Vradiata_ver6 scaffold_183, whole genome shotgun sequence.
TTTCTTTTGCTgataaatagttaaattttcaaataattatatgagtaaaacattttctttgatcagtcaaagaaaacaaaacttcaaggtGAAGTTAGAATCCTGTTACGAAGTGTAAAGGCACACGCTTGTTCGATGGACTATGATTTCAGAAGCAGGTCGGGCCTACAAGCTCCGATGTACCGTCAGCAACAGCCACCGCCACCGCCTCCGATGTACCGTCCGACACCGTATGAGCAGAATCACACACCTTCATGTaaccctttctctctccctctgATTAAGGGTTTAAGTTTTCGTTTGTTTTCTGTTCTTTCTTGAAATTTGcggaaatgaaagaaaaattgactCAGATGCGTTTTCACTGCTGTGAAATTGATTTTTCGCATTGAATTGAATGTGCAGCAGGATTAGGATTTGGCGTTAGGGTTGCTATAAGGCCAGAATATAGGATCACACCGCCTGTAAGATTTGCTTTGCTATTACTTTTATGAATTGAGAGAATTTCTAAACTACTCTGCGTTTTAATGCTTGTAAGAATGATTTGTAATTTGAACGGATAAGATTACTTTGTGAAGTCCATTTTGGATGTTGGTGAAAGCAAGGCGAATTTTGCGTTAAATTCATTTTGAGGCTGTTCTTCCATGAGTCTGAAAATTCTAAAGCTTTGCATAATTAACTTGGTCTGTTTCGATGGTTGAATATGATCTTTTGATTGTTTTGACAATTTTGCAGCCTCACTTATCGCCTCATGCGGGAGATAATCCAAGGAGCAACTtccaatttgattttgaattagAGAGAAAAATTTTAGCTGAAGCGGATAAGGATAACCCAAATTGGAGCAAATTTGGATCAGAAAATATCCCGACCAAAGTTTCTGATTCTTCAACTGCAAAGGTTTGTTCTTGATTTAGAGCAAGAAGTTACAAGTTATGCTATTGTAATGGGTTAAATGAATTCTTTTCCTGTATTTATTATGCAGAGGCGATACATTACTATTtcttaatttgtaattaatttggAGTACTGTTTTTCTGTGTGtgtataaataaatcatttactGTTTCCAAGTTCCAAAACCCAGTGTAAAATGAAACTTTTTTTGTTTAGGTTCCTGCTGTGGATTCCATTGTGAGCAAATTTATAGCTATGGGGCTCAGCCAAGAAGCTGTTCCAATTGCTGTTGAAAACTATGGTGATGATCCAACCAAAGTAAGTTATGATCATTGACACTCATTGTTGAAGTGATGTTTCAGTTAATAACATTAGTAAAAAGTGTGATTATGATTCTGAAAATAATGTCATACATCTCTCTCTTTTGTAATGATCATGTTGACTACATTTGTTATTAACCCAAATGGTTCTTCCCTCGATACTAGACTCTCTCCAGATTGTTTTTTTGGACTTATTCCAGTCATGGAGTTGATTGCTTTACCAAGAATGATTAAGTGATCAGTTTAATAGATAGTTAGCTAAACAATGTGTACATCTTTGGATGTCTCGCTTGATTGGTTGTCTTCTTATCACGTCTCTCAGTCTTGGTAAGGAGAGTAGCATTGGTATTCTCTGAGTCCACTAGTTCCTTTTATTTACAAACCTCAATGGTCATTAAGGAGAGTTGCTTTGATATCCTTACATGTTATGCCTTAGGCCTAAATGGAAGAATTTTGACCTAAGTTTCTATTCAACTCAGTATTCTGAACTAGATCGAACTAACTAGTTTGACCAGTCTAGCAGAGGAACTGGTCCAGTGACGGTTCAGTTATATGAAAAAACCAGCTAATTTCAAAACTGGTAAAGAACTGTGCGGAACTGGTGTTGGAAATCAATTTGAACcggtatttcaaaattttaaaccttttttgtattttgaatttaatcTGAAATATTGAggtaaataaaaacacatttgcACATAGTTATGCATTACtgcatattattattaatttttttatcttatagaACATACAATTTagctttttatattaatatgcaattttttatatcatgagttttatgattttatactttttcatcacttaaaatattaaataaatctaaaaacaTAAACTTTATTTCTACCAGT
It includes:
- the LOC106778906 gene encoding uncharacterized protein LOC106778906 isoform X1 encodes the protein MDYDFRSRSGLQAPMYRQQQPPPPPPMYRPTPYEQNHTPSSGLGFGVRVAIRPEYRITPPPHLSPHAGDNPRSNFQFDFELERKILAEADKDNPNWSKFGSENIPTKVSDSSTAKVPAVDSIVSKFIAMGLSQEAVPIAVENYGDDPTKVQEFVKGYTLLREMGFSSNSVAEALVMNDNRTDRALAHFLNGSS
- the LOC106778906 gene encoding uncharacterized protein LOC106778906 isoform X2, which gives rise to MISEAGRAYKLRCTVSNSHRHRLRCTVRHRMSRITHLHPHLSPHAGDNPRSNFQFDFELERKILAEADKDNPNWSKFGSENIPTKVSDSSTAKVPAVDSIVSKFIAMGLSQEAVPIAVENYGDDPTKVQEFVKGYTLLREMGFSSNSVAEALVMNDNRTDRALAHFLNGSS